A single region of the Vagococcus teuberi genome encodes:
- a CDS encoding Stp1/IreP family PP2C-type Ser/Thr phosphatase — translation MQIEFQTSVGRKRKNNQDTVGVYKNKKNITLAIVADGMGGHQAGDTASYLAVTGLGEVWEETMLTQKDDVCDWLVDHIQEENARIFDQGSINPEMFGMGTTIVSTVILEDELILAHVGDSRAYIVRDEEIKQLTDDHSLVNELIKTGEISAEMAQNHPKKNILVRSIGVPGEVEVDISLISFKPQDMILLCSDGLTNMLTDDEIKEVMLTDSLLKNRVEKLIELANIAGGTDNITVLIIDFDDDLQEDTP, via the coding sequence ATGCAAATTGAATTCCAAACGAGTGTAGGACGTAAGAGAAAAAATAATCAAGATACTGTTGGTGTCTATAAAAATAAAAAAAATATTACGTTAGCTATTGTAGCTGACGGAATGGGTGGACATCAAGCTGGAGACACAGCAAGTTATCTTGCTGTTACTGGATTAGGCGAAGTTTGGGAAGAAACCATGTTAACTCAAAAAGATGATGTGTGTGATTGGTTAGTCGATCATATACAAGAAGAAAATGCACGAATTTTTGATCAAGGAAGTATAAACCCAGAGATGTTTGGTATGGGGACAACCATCGTTTCCACGGTTATTTTAGAAGATGAATTAATTTTAGCGCATGTGGGCGATAGCCGGGCTTATATTGTTCGTGATGAGGAAATTAAGCAATTAACAGATGATCATTCATTAGTGAATGAATTGATAAAAACAGGTGAAATTTCAGCAGAAATGGCACAAAATCATCCTAAGAAAAATATTTTGGTTCGTTCAATCGGCGTACCAGGTGAAGTGGAAGTAGATATTTCTCTTATCTCATTTAAGCCACAGGACATGATTTTACTATGCTCTGATGGATTGACAAATATGTTAACCGATGACGAAATTAAAGAAGTTATGTTGACGGATTCACTATTAAAAAATCGAGTGGAAAAATTGATAGAACTGGCTAATATAGCAGGTGGAACAGATAACATTACGGTGTTAATAATCGATTTTGACGATGACTTACAGGAGGATACACCATGA
- the pknB gene encoding Stk1 family PASTA domain-containing Ser/Thr kinase gives MINIGTKIGGRYEIIGNIGSGGMANVYLARDLILNREVAIKVLRFDFQDDQNAIRRFQREALAATEMVHPNIVSVYDVGEENGMQYIVMEYVRGTDLKHYIRNYSPIPLDTVVYMMEQILSAVSLAHEHGIIHRDLKPQNILVDEQGNVKITDFGIAIALSETSLTQTNTLLGSVHYLSPEQARGGMSTRQSDIYALGIILYELLTGQVPFEGESAVSIALKHFQKDVPSVRQYNPSIPQALENVVLHATAKEVSDRYKTVNDMYSDLSTSLSPERANEPVYAPSSMTDETIMLTPVKEPEPVVSKMPLEESDLDLHSQNDETSNDKPRSKKRGKAIAAILGILVVIGIGLFALGTKQDEVTIPNIENMPQSEAIKALEAKKIKVNPKIETISDDKIEEGRVVKTQPPIGSKIKQKGEIVLYISSGKKSVSMMDVEGMSKNEAKQALIKFGFKENNISEKQEASSDVEKDNVMSQSIQPGTEIVPENEKITLTISKGPDSFSLAYLTGYTRDQVARYIDSEGLLLRSEGQDYSSSVPQGQVLYTTPAGGTPVKKGDYITVVYSLGPEPVKTEPSSSTEHSSDTTDSTETTQHSGDGNQTNQNQGNQNNNQQNQNNGNTKPSQSEPKEKKE, from the coding sequence ATGATAAACATAGGAACAAAAATAGGGGGACGCTATGAAATAATTGGTAATATTGGTAGCGGTGGTATGGCAAATGTTTATTTGGCTCGAGATCTGATTTTGAATCGTGAAGTTGCAATTAAAGTATTGCGTTTTGATTTTCAAGATGACCAAAATGCAATTCGACGTTTTCAACGTGAAGCACTAGCAGCAACAGAAATGGTTCATCCCAATATTGTGAGTGTTTATGATGTTGGTGAAGAAAATGGCATGCAGTATATTGTCATGGAATATGTTCGAGGAACAGATTTAAAACACTATATTCGTAACTATTCCCCAATCCCATTAGATACGGTTGTTTATATGATGGAACAAATTTTGTCAGCTGTTTCACTTGCCCATGAACATGGCATTATTCACCGAGATTTGAAGCCGCAAAATATTTTAGTTGATGAACAAGGCAATGTGAAAATTACTGATTTTGGTATTGCAATCGCGTTATCTGAGACATCTTTAACTCAAACTAATACACTGCTTGGTTCTGTTCATTATTTATCACCAGAACAAGCAAGAGGTGGTATGTCGACTAGGCAATCAGATATTTATGCTTTAGGGATTATTCTCTATGAGTTGTTAACAGGACAGGTGCCCTTTGAAGGAGAATCAGCTGTTTCAATCGCATTGAAACACTTCCAAAAAGATGTGCCATCAGTCCGTCAATATAATCCAAGTATTCCTCAGGCATTAGAAAATGTTGTGCTTCATGCAACAGCGAAAGAAGTGTCTGATCGATACAAAACAGTCAATGACATGTATTCAGATTTGAGTACTTCTCTAAGCCCTGAAAGAGCAAATGAACCAGTTTACGCACCAAGTTCTATGACAGATGAGACAATCATGTTAACTCCTGTTAAAGAACCTGAACCAGTCGTATCAAAAATGCCATTAGAAGAATCTGATTTGGATTTACATAGTCAAAATGATGAAACATCAAATGACAAACCTCGATCGAAAAAAAGAGGAAAGGCAATTGCTGCTATTCTTGGTATACTAGTTGTGATAGGTATTGGATTATTCGCATTAGGAACTAAGCAAGATGAGGTGACTATTCCTAATATAGAAAACATGCCACAGTCTGAAGCGATTAAGGCATTAGAAGCAAAGAAAATTAAAGTTAATCCTAAAATAGAGACAATTTCTGATGATAAAATAGAAGAAGGACGTGTTGTTAAAACACAACCACCTATTGGATCTAAAATCAAGCAAAAGGGAGAAATTGTTCTGTATATCAGTTCGGGTAAAAAATCTGTCTCGATGATGGATGTTGAGGGAATGTCAAAAAATGAAGCAAAACAAGCGCTAATAAAATTTGGATTTAAAGAAAATAACATTAGTGAAAAACAGGAAGCTTCTAGTGATGTCGAAAAAGATAATGTTATGTCACAAAGTATTCAACCTGGAACAGAAATTGTTCCTGAAAATGAAAAAATTACATTAACTATTAGTAAAGGTCCGGATAGCTTTTCGCTTGCTTATTTGACAGGATACACACGAGACCAAGTAGCTAGATATATTGATAGTGAAGGATTGTTATTACGAAGTGAAGGACAGGATTATAGTTCCTCTGTTCCACAAGGACAAGTTCTATACACAACACCCGCTGGAGGAACACCAGTTAAAAAAGGTGATTATATTACAGTAGTTTATTCATTAGGACCTGAACCTGTGAAAACTGAACCAAGTAGTTCAACAGAACATTCAAGCGACACAACAGATTCTACTGAAACGACACAACATTCTGGAGACGGAAATCAAACTAATCAAAATCAAGGAAACCAAAATAATAATCAACAAAATCAAAATAATGGAAATACCAAGCCAAGTCAAAGTGAACCAAAAGAGAAAAAAGAATAG
- the rsgA gene encoding ribosome small subunit-dependent GTPase A gives MPKGQICKALSGFYYIDYKGKRYQTRARGNFRNRNITPLVGDWVEFESTNETDGYILDVYERKNDLVRPPVANIDQGVVVSSCVEPNFSTNLLDRFLVTLSEKDIAPIIYVTKMDLASDDVKQEMIEIQKDYEQIGYPVLLAEKESLEDLTDFFKDKLTVFMGQSGAGKSTLLNQLSPDLSLKVGEISESLGRGRHTTRHVELIDLFDGLVADTPGFSSIDFLEMTLDELPKRFPEFVEASVYCKFRECKHRHEPKCEVKRKVETGEILASRYDHYLQFYDEINNRKPVYKKNK, from the coding sequence ATGCCTAAAGGACAAATCTGTAAAGCGTTAAGTGGTTTTTATTACATTGACTATAAAGGCAAGCGTTATCAAACACGAGCGCGAGGGAATTTTAGAAATCGAAATATTACACCACTTGTTGGTGATTGGGTAGAATTTGAAAGTACAAATGAAACAGATGGCTATATTTTAGATGTTTATGAACGAAAAAATGATTTAGTTAGACCACCTGTTGCTAACATTGATCAAGGTGTCGTTGTATCGAGCTGTGTGGAACCTAATTTTTCTACTAATCTATTGGATCGATTTTTGGTTACGTTATCTGAAAAAGATATTGCGCCTATTATTTATGTTACGAAGATGGACTTAGCTAGTGATGATGTGAAGCAAGAGATGATAGAAATCCAGAAAGACTATGAACAGATTGGTTACCCTGTTTTACTTGCAGAGAAAGAATCTTTAGAAGATTTAACAGATTTTTTTAAAGATAAGTTAACGGTGTTTATGGGACAATCAGGGGCAGGTAAGTCAACTTTGTTAAATCAATTATCACCAGATTTATCATTAAAAGTAGGAGAGATTTCCGAAAGTTTGGGACGAGGTCGCCATACAACGAGACATGTTGAACTGATTGATTTATTTGACGGATTAGTAGCAGATACTCCTGGTTTTAGTTCGATTGATTTCTTAGAAATGACATTAGATGAATTGCCGAAACGTTTTCCAGAATTTGTTGAAGCGTCGGTTTACTGTAAATTTAGAGAATGCAAACATCGTCATGAACCAAAATGTGAAGTGAAGAGAAAAGTTGAAACTGGTGAAATATTAGCTAGTCGATATGATCACTATTTACAATTTTATGATGAGATTAATAACCGAAAACCAGTATATAAAAAAAATAAATAA
- the rpe gene encoding ribulose-phosphate 3-epimerase, producing the protein MVKIAPSILSADFSKLGEDVKRVDKAGADYIHIDVMDGQFVPNITFGPALISSIRPMTDLIFDVHLMIVDPERFIDEFVKAGSDIITVHAESTTHLHRVIQQIKASGVKAGVVINPGTPVEVIKPVLSMVDLVLVMTVNPGFGGQKFILECLDKVSELAELRQANGYTYEIEVDGGVDDKTAKECVKAGADVLVAGSYVYKYDDVAEPIKKLKEAGK; encoded by the coding sequence ATGGTAAAGATAGCACCATCAATATTAAGCGCAGATTTTTCAAAATTGGGAGAAGATGTTAAACGTGTTGATAAAGCTGGAGCAGATTATATTCACATTGATGTAATGGATGGACAATTTGTTCCAAATATTACGTTCGGTCCAGCACTTATTTCATCTATTCGTCCTATGACTGATTTAATTTTTGATGTTCACTTGATGATAGTAGATCCGGAACGTTTTATTGATGAGTTTGTAAAAGCTGGTTCTGATATTATTACAGTTCATGCTGAAAGTACGACTCATTTACACCGTGTCATTCAACAAATTAAAGCGAGTGGCGTAAAAGCTGGAGTTGTCATTAATCCAGGAACACCAGTTGAAGTGATTAAACCTGTTTTATCAATGGTTGATTTAGTCTTAGTGATGACAGTTAATCCAGGATTTGGTGGTCAAAAATTCATCTTAGAATGTTTAGATAAAGTAAGTGAACTAGCAGAGTTACGACAAGCTAATGGATACACTTATGAAATTGAAGTTGACGGTGGCGTGGATGATAAGACTGCAAAAGAATGTGTCAAAGCAGGAGCAGATGTGTTAGTGGCCGGATCATATGTTTATAAATATGATGATGTCGCTGAGCCGATTAAAAAATTAAAAGAAGCAGGTAAGTAA
- a CDS encoding thiamine diphosphokinase, translated as MKKSVIVLAGSDKSLWPSMDIFDEASHIIGVDRGAYEGVRHGLSVDVAVGDFDSLSSEELSYVKEHVEKVTQYPAEKDETDTEIGISVASELSEDAKIILIGGTGGRIDHFLANLWLPLQDRFKSVTTRLVIKDNQNTISYFLPGDYTLEKEPDKKYLAYVCLTPMTHLSLYDAKYRLDDVDVMQPTSYASNEFVGKTTRFSFSSGIMCVIQSKDK; from the coding sequence ATGAAAAAGTCGGTTATTGTGTTGGCCGGTAGTGATAAATCATTATGGCCAAGCATGGATATATTTGATGAAGCAAGTCATATTATTGGGGTTGATAGGGGAGCTTACGAAGGTGTTCGTCATGGCTTATCTGTTGATGTGGCGGTAGGTGATTTTGACTCACTAAGTTCTGAAGAACTTTCTTATGTTAAAGAACATGTAGAAAAAGTGACACAATACCCAGCTGAAAAAGATGAAACGGATACTGAAATTGGTATTTCTGTCGCTAGTGAACTATCAGAAGACGCTAAAATCATCCTAATAGGTGGCACTGGTGGGCGAATAGATCATTTTCTAGCTAATCTATGGTTGCCATTGCAAGATCGCTTTAAATCAGTCACTACAAGGCTTGTGATAAAAGACAATCAAAATACGATTTCTTATTTTCTGCCAGGAGATTATACTCTTGAAAAAGAGCCAGATAAAAAATATTTAGCATATGTTTGTTTAACACCTATGACACATTTATCTTTATATGATGCGAAGTATCGTTTAGATGATGTTGATGTGATGCAACCAACTTCCTATGCAAGTAATGAATTCGTTGGTAAAACGACAAGGTTTTCGTTTTCAAGTGGCATCATGTGTGTCATTCAATCTAAAGACAAATAA
- the rpmB gene encoding 50S ribosomal protein L28: MAKQCYITGRKARTGNNRSHAMNASKRTWGANLQKVRILVDGKPKKVWVSARALKSGKVERV, from the coding sequence ATGGCAAAACAATGTTATATAACTGGTCGTAAAGCAAGAACTGGTAACAACCGTTCTCACGCAATGAACGCATCTAAACGTACTTGGGGAGCTAATCTTCAAAAAGTTCGTATTTTAGTTGACGGTAAACCAAAAAAAGTTTGGGTTTCTGCTCGTGCTTTGAAATCTGGTAAAGTTGAACGCGTTTAA
- a CDS encoding Asp23/Gls24 family envelope stress response protein: MAVKIKTQAGTIEISNDVIATVVGGAATDIYGIVGMASKNQIKDNLNDILGKENYSRGVVVRQEENGVAVDVYIMVSYGTKISEVSRNVQEKVKYNLETMLGVVANSVNVFIQGVRVQPE; the protein is encoded by the coding sequence ATGGCTGTAAAAATTAAAACACAAGCTGGAACCATTGAAATTTCAAATGATGTTATAGCAACAGTTGTCGGTGGTGCTGCCACAGATATTTACGGGATCGTTGGTATGGCAAGCAAAAATCAAATTAAAGACAATTTAAATGATATTTTAGGTAAAGAAAACTATTCTCGTGGGGTAGTAGTACGCCAAGAAGAAAACGGTGTAGCAGTAGATGTGTACATTATGGTAAGCTACGGAACAAAAATTTCTGAAGTAAGTCGTAATGTGCAAGAAAAAGTCAAATACAATCTTGAAACAATGCTTGGCGTTGTTGCAAATTCAGTAAATGTTTTTATCCAAGGCGTGCGTGTGCAACCTGAATAA
- a CDS encoding DAK2 domain-containing protein, protein MELKAINGGQFQAMVQVGANRLNQNAEFVNSLNVFPVPDGDTGTNMDLSMTSGAKAVREATTEHVGELAAILSKGLLMGARGNSGVILSQLFRGFSKKIEDKEELNAQDLADAFKNGVEVAYKAVMKPVEGTILTVSRGAAIAAEKKAKESDDALEVMEAALKGAKKALAKTPDMLPVLKEVGVVDSGGQGLVFIYEGFVESLSGKVVESEIYQPSPAQMEEMVNAEHHRSVQSHMSTEDIKFGYCTEIMVKIGEGPTVDSTFDYDTFRNYLNEIGDSLLVVADDEIIKVHVHTEQPGEVMNYGQKFGSLIKIKVDNMRLQHESLLDTPSVPAVEEPKEKVPYGIISIAAGKGVQDLFSSMGVNHVISGGQTMNPSTEDIMLAIQSVNAENVIILPNNKNIFMAADQAAEVSDVPTIVIPSKTISQGMTALLGFNDQVSLEENQKNMLEMLDGVTSGQVTTAVRDTSIDGVEIKKDDNLGMVEGKIVVSMPSRFDASLETLKQMIDDDTEIVTILIGEDGTSEEASLLEEALLEMDSDLEVEIHQGDQPVYPYLFAAE, encoded by the coding sequence GTGGAACTAAAAGCAATCAACGGAGGGCAATTTCAAGCAATGGTACAAGTCGGCGCCAACAGACTGAACCAAAACGCAGAATTTGTCAATTCTTTAAATGTTTTCCCTGTACCAGATGGTGATACGGGAACAAATATGGATTTATCGATGACTAGTGGAGCAAAAGCTGTTAGAGAGGCAACAACGGAACATGTTGGAGAATTAGCCGCAATCTTATCTAAAGGCCTTTTAATGGGTGCTCGTGGAAATTCTGGCGTTATCTTGTCACAATTATTTAGAGGATTCTCAAAAAAAATTGAAGATAAAGAAGAATTAAACGCACAAGACTTAGCAGATGCGTTTAAAAATGGTGTAGAAGTTGCGTATAAAGCAGTGATGAAACCTGTTGAAGGAACAATTTTAACTGTCTCTAGAGGTGCTGCGATTGCCGCTGAGAAAAAAGCAAAAGAGAGTGATGATGCATTAGAAGTCATGGAAGCTGCTCTTAAAGGTGCTAAAAAAGCGTTAGCTAAAACACCTGATATGTTGCCTGTCTTAAAAGAAGTTGGCGTTGTCGATAGTGGTGGACAAGGACTTGTTTTTATCTATGAAGGTTTCGTTGAGTCTTTATCTGGCAAAGTAGTTGAAAGTGAAATTTATCAACCATCACCAGCTCAAATGGAAGAGATGGTTAATGCTGAACATCATCGCAGTGTTCAAAGCCATATGTCAACTGAAGACATTAAATTTGGTTACTGTACAGAAATCATGGTAAAAATTGGTGAAGGACCAACAGTTGATAGTACGTTTGATTATGACACATTTAGAAATTACTTAAATGAAATTGGTGATTCATTATTAGTTGTAGCCGATGATGAAATCATCAAAGTTCATGTTCATACAGAGCAACCTGGTGAAGTCATGAATTATGGTCAAAAATTTGGTTCATTAATCAAAATCAAAGTGGATAATATGCGCTTGCAACATGAATCATTACTTGATACTCCAAGTGTACCAGCTGTAGAAGAACCAAAAGAAAAAGTACCTTATGGTATTATTTCAATTGCTGCTGGTAAAGGGGTTCAAGACTTGTTTAGTAGCATGGGTGTTAATCACGTGATTAGTGGTGGACAAACAATGAATCCAAGCACAGAGGATATTATGTTAGCCATCCAATCAGTGAACGCTGAAAACGTGATTATCTTACCTAATAATAAAAATATCTTCATGGCAGCTGATCAAGCCGCTGAAGTGAGTGATGTGCCAACGATCGTGATTCCATCAAAAACAATTTCTCAAGGAATGACGGCACTATTAGGATTTAATGATCAAGTATCACTTGAAGAAAATCAAAAAAACATGTTAGAAATGCTTGATGGTGTAACAAGCGGTCAAGTCACAACGGCTGTTCGTGACACAAGCATTGATGGCGTTGAAATTAAAAAAGACGATAACTTGGGCATGGTTGAAGGGAAAATTGTGGTATCAATGCCAAGTCGTTTTGATGCAAGTTTAGAAACATTAAAACAAATGATTGATGATGACACTGAAATTGTGACAATCTTAATTGGTGAAGATGGAACAAGTGAAGAAGCATCATTATTAGAAGAAGCGTTGCTTGAAATGGATAGTGATTTAGAAGTTGAGATTCATCAAGGAGATCAACCAGTTTATCCATATTTATTTGCAGCTGAATAA
- the recG gene encoding ATP-dependent DNA helicase RecG: protein MKQLSDSVATLSGVGPKRVETLKTLHIETINDLLTHYPFRYDDIQEKKLEEISDQEKVVLKGIAISDGVVNYYGHKKSRLVFRMMVEQAVITVTFFNQPFLKNKIRSSEEIAVFGKWDAKRKSLTGLKIMATQQQEEEFTPIYSVNKHIKQQTLVQLIKQGFEGYGELVEENLPDYLLDKYKLMPKQQAVRAMHFPESIEENRLAKRRLAFEEFFLFQLKMIQLKEEETAKEHGNPILYDVDELKQFIKTLPFELTNAQKRVVNEICADMRSPYHMHRLLQGDVGSGKTMVAALALFAAYTASYQGALMVPTEILAEQHMESLSELFENTPVRVALLTGSTKAKARRQILAELAEGEIDILVGTHALIQEEVQFSNLGIVITDEQHRFGVNQRKILREKGNHPDVLFMTATPIPRTLAITTYGEMDVSIIDELPAGRKPIETRWALPKQLDSILETMRELVRQGQQAYVICPLIEESEMLDVKNATEIYEHLSTFFSPTYHVDLLHGKMKADEKDAIMQKFKDNDTQVLVSTTVIEVGVNVPNATMMVIIDADRFGLAQLHQLRGRVGRGKKVSYCVLIANPKSEQGKERMKIMTETTDGFVLSQKDLEMRGPGDFFGAKQSGLPEFKVGDMVADFIMLETAREEAISLWKTPDWVQDKSFAPLAKSIKSTTYQLNHLD, encoded by the coding sequence GTGAAACAGTTAAGTGATAGTGTCGCGACACTTAGTGGTGTTGGCCCAAAGCGTGTGGAGACACTCAAAACATTACACATAGAAACGATTAATGATTTACTGACACATTATCCGTTTCGCTATGACGATATCCAAGAAAAAAAGTTAGAAGAAATTAGTGATCAAGAAAAAGTAGTCTTAAAAGGTATTGCCATTTCTGATGGGGTAGTCAATTACTATGGGCATAAAAAAAGCCGTTTAGTTTTTCGAATGATGGTGGAGCAGGCTGTTATAACTGTGACGTTTTTCAATCAACCCTTTTTAAAAAATAAAATTCGTTCGTCAGAGGAAATTGCAGTTTTTGGTAAATGGGACGCAAAGAGAAAGTCGTTAACAGGCCTAAAAATAATGGCGACACAGCAGCAAGAAGAAGAGTTTACTCCCATCTATAGTGTGAATAAACATATCAAACAACAAACACTGGTTCAACTGATTAAACAGGGGTTTGAAGGGTACGGTGAGTTGGTTGAAGAAAACTTACCGGATTATTTATTGGACAAATATAAGCTGATGCCTAAACAACAAGCTGTTAGAGCCATGCATTTTCCAGAATCAATTGAAGAAAATCGTTTAGCAAAAAGGCGACTAGCTTTTGAAGAATTTTTCTTATTCCAATTAAAGATGATTCAACTAAAAGAAGAAGAAACAGCCAAAGAACATGGTAATCCTATTTTATATGATGTGGATGAATTGAAACAGTTTATTAAGACGTTACCGTTTGAATTAACGAATGCTCAAAAACGAGTTGTCAACGAAATTTGTGCTGACATGAGAAGTCCCTATCACATGCATCGCTTACTGCAAGGAGATGTAGGGAGTGGAAAAACAATGGTAGCAGCACTTGCTTTGTTTGCCGCTTACACGGCATCCTATCAAGGAGCATTAATGGTGCCAACAGAAATTTTAGCAGAACAACATATGGAAAGTCTAAGTGAATTGTTTGAAAATACACCAGTTAGAGTAGCGTTATTAACTGGTTCGACAAAAGCGAAAGCACGTCGTCAAATATTAGCTGAACTAGCAGAAGGTGAAATTGATATTTTAGTTGGGACACATGCCTTAATCCAAGAAGAAGTACAATTTTCTAATTTGGGTATTGTCATCACAGATGAGCAACATCGTTTTGGTGTGAATCAGCGAAAAATATTACGAGAAAAAGGCAATCATCCAGATGTGTTGTTTATGACAGCGACACCAATTCCTAGAACGTTGGCCATCACAACTTATGGCGAAATGGATGTTTCGATTATTGATGAGTTACCAGCCGGACGAAAACCCATCGAAACACGTTGGGCATTGCCAAAACAATTGGATAGTATTTTAGAAACTATGCGTGAGTTAGTAAGACAAGGGCAACAAGCGTATGTGATTTGTCCGTTGATTGAAGAGTCAGAGATGTTAGATGTGAAAAATGCAACGGAAATTTACGAGCACTTATCTACCTTTTTCTCTCCGACGTATCATGTTGATTTATTACATGGCAAGATGAAGGCTGATGAAAAAGACGCCATCATGCAAAAGTTCAAAGACAACGACACACAAGTATTGGTTTCAACAACTGTTATTGAGGTTGGAGTAAATGTCCCGAATGCTACCATGATGGTTATTATTGATGCAGACCGTTTTGGTTTAGCCCAGCTTCATCAGTTACGTGGACGTGTTGGACGTGGGAAAAAAGTGTCTTATTGTGTGTTGATAGCTAATCCAAAGAGTGAGCAAGGTAAAGAGCGAATGAAAATCATGACTGAAACGACAGATGGTTTTGTATTGAGTCAAAAAGATTTGGAAATGCGAGGTCCTGGAGACTTTTTCGGCGCCAAACAATCTGGTTTGCCTGAATTTAAAGTTGGGGATATGGTAGCTGATTTTATTATGTTAGAAACAGCAAGAGAAGAAGCCATCAGTCTTTGGAAAACGCCTGATTGGGTACAGGATAAATCGTTTGCACCATTAGCTAAGAGTATCAAGAGCACAACATATCAATTAAATCATTTAGATTAA
- the plsX gene encoding phosphate acyltransferase PlsX, which produces MKIAVDAMGGDNAPKAIVEGVMLAKKDFPDIEFLLFGKESAIKEYVTDDKNITIIHTDEKIESDDEPVKAIRRKKQSSMVLAAQAVKEKQADALFSAGNTGALLAAGLFVVGRIKQVERPGLMTTMPVFTGGKGAGFDFIDMGANADNKPEHLLTYGILASYYASQVRGVKNPRVGLLNNGTEDTKGSELTKKAFELLKEEPSLNFVGNVEARDLFNGVADVVVTDGFTGNAVLKSIEGTAQAIMSNLKSSILDSGLKGKMGALLLKDSLKELKQKMDYSNHGGAVLFGVKAPVVKTHGSTGPDAVRHTIRQIHTMLEKDVVNNLVAYFDEHQA; this is translated from the coding sequence ATGAAAATAGCCGTAGATGCTATGGGCGGAGACAACGCACCAAAAGCCATTGTTGAAGGTGTGATGTTAGCCAAAAAAGATTTTCCAGATATTGAATTTTTATTATTTGGAAAAGAATCAGCGATTAAAGAATATGTGACAGACGATAAAAATATTACGATTATTCACACAGATGAAAAAATTGAAAGCGATGATGAGCCAGTTAAAGCGATTCGACGAAAAAAACAATCCTCAATGGTCTTAGCTGCCCAAGCTGTTAAAGAAAAACAAGCAGACGCGTTGTTTTCTGCAGGTAATACGGGGGCTCTTTTAGCAGCTGGGCTGTTTGTTGTTGGACGTATCAAACAAGTTGAACGTCCAGGACTGATGACAACGATGCCAGTTTTTACAGGTGGAAAAGGGGCTGGATTTGATTTTATTGATATGGGAGCAAACGCTGATAATAAACCGGAACATTTATTAACATATGGTATCTTAGCTTCTTATTATGCTAGTCAAGTTCGTGGCGTGAAAAATCCTCGTGTCGGTCTTTTAAACAATGGGACGGAAGATACTAAAGGAAGCGAGCTAACGAAAAAAGCATTTGAATTATTAAAAGAAGAACCAAGTTTAAATTTTGTTGGAAATGTTGAAGCAAGAGATTTATTTAATGGTGTCGCAGATGTGGTTGTGACAGATGGGTTTACTGGAAATGCCGTGTTAAAATCCATTGAAGGAACAGCTCAAGCCATTATGAGTAATTTAAAATCATCAATTTTAGATAGTGGATTAAAAGGCAAAATGGGTGCATTGCTATTAAAAGATAGCTTAAAAGAATTAAAACAAAAAATGGACTACTCAAATCATGGCGGAGCTGTCTTGTTTGGTGTCAAAGCACCTGTTGTTAAAACACATGGCTCAACAGGGCCAGATGCGGTGAGACACACAATTAGACAAATCCATACGATGCTTGAAAAAGATGTAGTAAATAATTTAGTTGCTTATTTTGATGAGCATCAAGCATAG
- the acpP gene encoding acyl carrier protein: MSRDEVFGKIQSIIVEHFEVDEDKVNETTNIKEDLDADSISIMEFVLELEDVFDAEISDEDAEKIETVGAAVDYIVANQ; this comes from the coding sequence ATGTCTAGAGATGAAGTATTTGGTAAAATCCAATCAATTATCGTTGAACACTTTGAAGTAGATGAAGATAAAGTGAATGAAACAACAAATATCAAAGAAGATTTAGATGCAGATTCAATTAGCATTATGGAATTTGTTTTAGAATTAGAAGATGTCTTTGATGCAGAAATTTCTGATGAAGATGCAGAAAAAATTGAAACAGTTGGCGCAGCAGTTGATTATATCGTTGCAAACCAATAA